In the Telopea speciosissima isolate NSW1024214 ecotype Mountain lineage chromosome 6, Tspe_v1, whole genome shotgun sequence genome, atggggttttagggttttgcagaaGAGGAGATGGGAAGATGGGAAGATGGGGAGATGGATTTAGGCCGGGACTGCTTTTTCTATTTCCAAGCGCCATTACAATTGCAGAGAGCTCTCAAGAGTGGGAATATGAAGAAAAGTGAACTTGGTAAGGGGTGAAGTTAGGGATGCCCTATAGGCAAAATGATAAATTCATACCTCATTAGGGGTATATTAATCATTTGAAAGCAAACTTTACCAACACCGTAACACTTAACTAACAGAGTGGGGCTGACTGTAATAACTAACCTAAACTCAGAAAATGTGAATATATAATTTAGATTCACAAGGGTCACTCTATATTAAGTACAACTCTCAAGGGGTgacaatgtaattttcccttaataaTATCATTCTCATTCTCACAAGCTTTTGCAatttattaaaacaaaaaacagagtatTTTCCCATAGTTACCTATTTTCAGATTTATGGAACAATTACATTGGTGTTTGCATGCAATGTTCTCAAAATTAAGCGATATAGGGCATTACAAATATACAATTCTCAAGAATGGCATTACtgattctctctcattctcacatTTTTCCacatattattaaaaaaaataactcaTCCATAATTAgcttttttcagttttttacaAAATAGGTAAAAAGTCACTATTTTTTGCATGCAATGATCTCAAAATTAAGCGATAgggcaaaaaaaatatatattgggggaacattcttttttttttcaattacaaTTTCACAATTTATTACaataaagggagaaaaaaatcgcattaattttctatttttgaattaGTAAAAGAAATGCATAACAAAATTCGGGTTTTCACATTCTTCAAGCATTTCTTAAAATTTGCAAAATCAAGCCAGCAAACACATGATTTCGTCAACCAAACAAGTTGATCTATCAACCATAGACCACATGCATGACTTCCATAGCTAAAATCAACCAGAAGAGGGGGTGAATTGAATTTTCGCATTGGATTGCATGATGTACTCCTAAGAAAATAGGTTCtgtagattttttattttatttttttgggttgaatttGACTTGTAGATCATGAAAAGATGATATGATTCGCCAATCTCATAAAATTCGATGCCCAGTCGATAGAGTAATTGCCAAAAATTGCATTCTAAAAGGTTGGGTTTGAAAGTTTTAGAAGAGTTGCAGTGAATCGTATGAACTGGTTCATCAGGATCAGAACAAATCACCCCGATCCACTCCGGTCTTCAGATATCAGGGAAATTTTGGAATCAAGACCGACCGATTTGGCCAATTTCTCCGAATTTTCAAACCGTGAAGTGAATCCTTGATGTTTTTAATAAAGGGATGCACATAAAAAAAGATCCCATTTCTAGTGATATTTTTAGATAAGCTCTAAGAGAGTCATTTGAGAAGGTATAGTCACGTTCAACGGAGGTCTAAGGATGCCCCAATAAGAAGAAGTGATATGatccaattgaaggagctaaaagaattaGGGCAAGCCTAAAATAACCATTAGAAAAGTTGTGAAGGACATTCATAATCTAGGGCTTGTATCTAGTATGACCTCGTATAGAACCTATTGGAGGACAAGTATTCAtatagcagaccccatttaacTGAGATTCTTCTAATTTACGGGGTtgtcttctttcctcttttttacctttgttttctccTACTTTGTCTTGTttggattcatgtagccgaccccattaagttaggATAAAGTTCAGTttgttattattgttgttgattCTTAGACAAGCACGCACTTAGGAATGGGATCCAATGCACAGTGCCAATATGATTGCATCATTCTCCTATATGTTTTTTCTTCAGGTAGGTTGTTAGATCTAATTATGTAAACCGACCAACATTAAGTTTTCCTTTCTAATCACTCCATCATATGCTCACAGCTTTAAGTCTTTGCCTTTCTATATGATGCCAAGCACATCTTACCATCTGAACAACTTACCTGAAAATATTTCAACCACCTGAACATAAATTAagtaaattaccaaaaaatattgtattttttggtaaattatgGTACATGGACCTCTCCTGATTATGATGGCTATTTAATATGTCTCACAATCATTAATCTAGCcccaacaacaaaaataaatactAGTGACAATTCCTATTCCAAATAAGCCTATTATTTGTGGTCCTACAGTAGAAGGAATTTGATTTCAATATATGAGCTCAAAAGCCTTTCGACTGCATTAATCATATATGAACTCAGGAGCTTTTGAGTTAATTCATGCgacctctcttcctctcatcaaatggataaaatatccataGTTAGCCATTAAGGAAATGGATTCCAAGTACCTATAAGTCTCCACATTGGACTACTTTCACCTACCGCGTGGAACCCAAACAAGGTGTCACAAAGGAGATCCACAGAACAAACAGATTTGCAAGAACACAAGACCAGAGAAAATACATATAAGTATGCATCAGGTCCtctttttgggggggagggtggGGGCAGAGGGTGTAGAGATACCAATtgacaatttaaaaaaaatatatttaatttcaTTTGATATAGGGTGATGAAACTTACAACTCCAACTTTCCATCTGCAACTGAATAGCATCATGGTATCTACTTTCAacagaaaatccaaaaccaagaAGCCTCAAGTCTCGTAACATCCGACCAAGATTCACAGCAGATCCAATGAGAAACAACCCTATTGACCTTCTTCCACAAAATCTCTCCGAAGCTTCCGAACATTTATTTTACAGCAAATTCAACTTCTCAATCCCCTCTCCATAATGGGCAACTCTCATCTCCATATACAAAGGATTCTGCACCTATGGTTACAACTGAAATAAGGACATACTTTTTGCTATATAATACACCCAAGAAGCTTTAAGGTAGAGTTGCTTTCCCTACTGCTATACAACAAATGTAACCCTTGGCCTTGGTTCCAGAGTCAATATTAACTTGCTACTAATGGATCTTTCGGTGGAGATATGGATGatagtgtatttttttttatcagcccTAATGATTTTAACTTCTTATCGCCTCAGAATTTGACAGAACTTTCATCTGCTTGAAATTTACCAATCAAAGTTCAACTTTCATATGTCCTGGTGGTAGAGAACCTTCAAATGCACAAAGATTAAAATCAACTTATCATCAGCACACATGGGCTACACCAAAGGAGTTCCAACTTTCTACAGGAAgctaaaaatgaatttttaccatttaaatcTTGACTACTGAAAGGGGAACTGGTACCAAAGCTCATCTGGACAACATTGTGGAGCTCGTCATCCCATTCGTTGTGTAGCTGCAGATAATTATGACACAAGGGAAACGTTAAAGCACACTGAAATCCATTTCACATGTATGGAAAGGGAGAACAACCATATGGAGGCAAAAAAATGTGGTAATTCTGAGGGACTTTAACAACATATGGTGATTTCCTCAACACAATTATATGTGCAATTAAGAGAAGTCCCATCCATTTGAGATTGCCTTCCTGCTTTGATTTGGATAAAATGATGGTAAGCTAAATTTTGCTTACTTACCATGGTTATCAGCTTGGACAAAACCACGGTTACCATGGTTATCAGTCTAGTCAATGGTCTGTCTGGGTAACTTTCTCCAGCAACAACAAATAATTAAGGAGAAGCATCAAACCTAGAATGTCTTATTTAGACATTaatcatgcatcatgatttgccACATAGTTGCATACAGTTTACTCTGataattatttcttcttttttttccttttctgatcAATAGAACATATTGTCTTTTTTcagagagagaattgaagatCGAatgcagaagaaaaagaaaaagaaggtacTAGCGAGGAAAACATGCTCGAATACTTCGAGACTGAAGAATACAAACAATACCTGAGTGGTAGGTTCCTTGTACCCTCCATTCATGGCTGTCAATTGTGAATTAATTGTTCTCCTAAGTGCATCTGAGGGGTTTCCCATGCCAGGGAGTCCTGCTTGGATCAATCCCAGTGGAGATGGATGTAGCTGGGGATGAGACATATTCATATCTGGTGAAAACCCCATCATTGGACCTCGAGACTGAAGAATCTGTAGTGGATGGTAAATAGTTGGAAATGAGACACATCAAAATATATATCCACATATTGTCCATCTTAGGTGCATCCATGGGTGCATGCTTGCATGCACTTTCATCAACTTTCACTTACATCTTTTGCAAGGAGCCCTTCTATGTTGAACTCTAGACGTGGATTAACAGCAGCAAGCTTCATTGACAGGAACTggaataagagaaaagaacattTCACATTTCGAACCATGGGCAAATCAAAGGCAACAAGTAACATAATCATTAAATAACTATAACATATATATTTACTGTCCACCAAAGAAATATCAGAATACGCTACATGTTGAAAACTCCATAGAGTAACAGATATTTAAAGACATAATCTATGgtaagaaaattaaataaataaataaacaatacaAGGGGAAAACTCAACTTTGTCATGAGAAGTTCCACTTTTGGGCCGAATGGAGAGTGGACCATGGGTGATGTACCATGAGATGGGTTGTACATTGAATCGATTACAATATGCCAAATTTGGGGTCCTGTCTCAACTGTATGACCCacattttattgaaaattttcccttgtattttctATGGCAGGGGAAGGAAAAACCTACCAAACTTGAATCATCCAACAGATTTTAGTTTATATAGTTTTACATATCCAATTGGGAAAAAATCATAATGACCAAAATTTACAAAGATGATGATGCGGATGGCCCATAAAAATTGAGCAGCAACAGAACTGCCACAAAAAGATATTTAAACTATTTAAATAGTATTTCAATATAAAGGTTGTTATAGTCTCGAGAATCACGATGGTAGCGGGGGAAAAAAGAATGGTTGTTTCATCTCTAACAGTTAAATAGCAGTTCAAAAGAGATATAGAAAGGGGGCAGATGTCATTTAATTATTTTCACACCTCATAcccttctttcaattttttattttcttttacagTGGCATGGCCCTTTTTGGTGGGTGGGTGAGTTGGGAAAGAAGGGCATCAACTAGTATGGCAGGGACAATGAAGAACCTTTTTTTTAACAAGTCATATTTTCCTGCTCAGTTCAACTAGGAATTTGCCCATGTCGAATAGAGTCACATTTTTCTTGATCAAGATTATTTATTTCACGTCTAAAGTTATAAGAATATTGGTGCAattgccaaaaaaaacaaagcagaATAATCACAGTTTTGCACTATGCAAAATAAAAGTTAAGAGAGAATAGTTTTCCAACTTTTACTGTCATACCTCAACTTGTCTTTGCAGTGATTGCACATAGTTAATGATTTCATCCAACATCACTGCCTTACCAGTAACCTGTAAGAATAATAAATCTAGTTAAATAAACTACTACTATCTAAAAGAATTCTGATGAGATGTTGGCTTAATTAGTTCCCAAATATTACCTTGCTGCAACCAGGTACAAGATCCTGAAGAAACTTCATCCTTTCACTAATCTTTTCCCGTCTTACCTGTGACAAAAAATGGTCTAGTTTAGCCATTTAATTGAAAAACCGTTGATGTAACTAGATTccatgaaattcaaaaattctAATAAAAATCTTACTCTTTCGGCAAGACTATGGCTGTTTGTTGCCTGACCTCTTCGAGCTCTAACATGTATATAATCTTCTTTCAAATCAGCATCTCGAGAGCTATCTTTGCCATGTTTCCCAGAAGGCTTTGTGCTTGTAGAAGCTGGGTTTTGGTCACACTTCTGTTTGGTGTCAGTGTTCTTTGCAGTTTCACCAGGAAATTGCTGAGGTCCTTTAACTTGGTCCAGATCAGAGTCCTACAATAGAGAATATACTGAACACACGTTAGGATCACTCAGTAAGAATAACTTTAGCACCCCACAACAAGAAGTACTATCTCTACCTGAAcactctttttccttttcctacTGCTTATTCCCTTGTAGGAAGAAGGTTCTCCACCACCACTCTCCATCACCGGTGGATCCTCTTGAAAACCACCACCACTAAACTCAGCTTCATCAGTCTCATTGCTGGAAACACCAATTCCTTGTTTTGCTTCATCAGGAGACCTCACAAAACTCCCAATTTTTCTATTGTTCTTATTTGGACTCCCTTCAGCTGCCCCATGCTCAGCAGACAGGGAAACATCTTTTGAAACTTCAGGCATGTTCAGCTCATTGTTCTGAACTTGGGCTCCTATTACAGGTTTCAAACCATTAGCTGAGAGGTCCTCTGGAGCTCCTTGAACTGTTCCTCCACCTTTGGAATAGGAACTCAAGGATTCAGATATGCCAAAAGGATTCACAATGTCACCAAAATTCCCACCACTGAACCATGAGAACCTGGCAGCTCGCTCAATGAAAGCAGAATCAGCAGGAAATTGAGATAAGCTCTGAGGAAGAATACCAGCACCTCCTTGTAAAAAGGCACCAGCTTTAGATATTGAGGGATTCCAGCTGATATCTAGTGCCTTATCAATCCCAGCTCTTGAAGAACCAGGAACTTCTTCCCTCATCGCCATTGCATGACCAGTGCTCGTACTGGTCTGAACATTTCTGTCGCAGAAGCTCAAGCTCTGTGAATTGGGGTGGACCCATAGACTAGGGCAAAATGAGTCTCCCATGGACATTGATGAACAAGCCGAGGAACCCATTAGGTCCCCTTTGCAAACGGAAAATGAGTTATCTGTAGGAACCAAACCAACTGGCTGATTCGTGAGATTGGCACTGCCAAATCTCCAATCTGGGGACACATTAGATGAATGATAGTTCATTGAATCCCCACTCCTCTTCTCCAAGCCAAATTTGTCCTTGTCACCCAACtccatacccccccccccccccccagcaaGAACAACAAAGGTAGAAAGAAACCAGATATCTGCCCCTAGCCCAAAACTAACTTCAAACAAATGCAATTTGTAACACCTATAACACTCTTAAAACAGATGAACTTCTTCAAAATGGGCAAAGACTAACAGGCCCTCATTATACACAATGATACTTAGACGAAGATCAAAGTCTGATCAAAACCCAAATTACATAAACTCATAAATCTACCAACAACCGCTCAAACATCAAATGCTAGAAGAAGGGAACAAACCAGAAATAACACCAACTCAAACAAAGCTCACTATGTTATAGAGATCTCCCTACAACCGCTCAGTCTACCACTGAAACCAGATAAGAAGATCCCCAAAGACGGATTAAccaacaagaaagagaagatgatAGAAGGGAGGAAAAAGTCCACTTCAAAGCCTGAACTGAAAAGACGACACGAAACTAAGTATGCTGAAATGTATCGGATACAAACAGGTAAAACTGCTATTATTTTCCAAAGGTATCACTGAGTACTGAACTAATTGGCCCAAATTTACAGAAGAGAAGCCCCTAAGAACATAAACACACCTCAAATCAAGAGCTGAGAAGGGCCCCAAAACATCCACAATACAAAGAGAGCATTGATTTCAGGATCATAACCCAGCATTCAAAACCTTTCAGAAACCCTAGTCAGAGCTACAGGAGAGCTCTAAAACAGAGAAAGCCCAGCTAAAAGTAGAAAGAGAAAGATACCCACTTGAGATTCCCTTGTACTTTTGGCATTCTGTGCTCCATTGTAGCTTTTGCTGAAACTTTGTTCAATTTGGGCTTTGTTCAAACTGTCCTGTTTCGCAGAAACTACCATTCACTGCTAAGTTATATGCTCCGTATGAAAGAACCGTCAAAGATAGGAGAGATCAGAAGGACTTCTGAACCACACTGAGTTATAAAGAGAGacgacagagagaaagagagatcagAGACGGGtctttgaagagaaaaagatagGTTATATGGAAAAAGCTCTGCATTTATACCCACGCCTGCATCAGAAAGAGAGCCATTGAATGATTAACCACCGCCACTGCTACcgtaaaatattaaaaaataaataaaaacacacCAAACTTTCTTTACtgtttttaatttaatttctaaatattaacacttttgtatattttttaagaaatatAGAATCACTTATTTTACTAAGATTTTTCCAGCTTTGAGCTAGCAACTGACATTGCCAACTCTATAAAGATTTTTTTCCCTCCTCCTTACAATCACCGTCTTTAAATCTTAGGAGTTAGTTCAAAATCTTGTTGTAGGGTTTGATTGGTCAAGAATCGGAGATCTTTAAATCTTATGTGGGGAGTTCAAAATcttattttagggtttgattggTCAAAAATCTGAGATGTGCTTGAATTTCTCGTCAATTTCTCATACCATCACCAATTTGTATCATTTTGAAAGAAGGTGCAATCAAAATTATCAattgaaaaggagagaaaaaaaaaacagctatTTGGTCTGCTGGTTCTATGCCTGATTGAAGTATGCAAAAATATTACATTGCCCTATATGAAATCAAAAATTACATCTATGTTAATGTCTTTGTATGCACTCTCATTGAACCCACACTAATGCAAACGCTATACGATTAAACAACAATCTCTTGTCCTCTTATATTtcttttgaatttattttattttattttattttatttttttaattcccGACTCCTGAGGCTTAATGAGTGGTTTGATCCGTTTGGTCAAGATCTGAGGTGGGATTCTCTCTTTACTCTTTAGCCTACTTCTAAGACCGTACGGATGATAGAAAAATGTTAGCTTAGATTCGATTGGACCAACTCCCAAACCCTCATTCAAActagttttattttcttccaaatcTAACTACTCATCAATTTATTTTCTCAATCAAAATTTAATATTATAGAAAAAGAATATTTTCTAGACGTGGCTCCTAAAACTAAACACAAAAGCACGCAAAAATATCGTCTTATCCGATGAAATTAAAATTCACATTTATATTGATACCTCTAT is a window encoding:
- the LOC122664803 gene encoding transcription factor bHLH49 translates to MELGDKDKFGLEKRSGDSMNYHSSNVSPDWRFGSANLTNQPVGLVPTDNSFSVCKGDLMGSSACSSMSMGDSFCPSLWVHPNSQSLSFCDRNVQTSTSTGHAMAMREEVPGSSRAGIDKALDISWNPSISKAGAFLQGGAGILPQSLSQFPADSAFIERAARFSWFSGGNFGDIVNPFGISESLSSYSKGGGTVQGAPEDLSANGLKPVIGAQVQNNELNMPEVSKDVSLSAEHGAAEGSPNKNNRKIGSFVRSPDEAKQGIGVSSNETDEAEFSGGGFQEDPPVMESGGGEPSSYKGISSRKRKKSVQDSDLDQVKGPQQFPGETAKNTDTKQKCDQNPASTSTKPSGKHGKDSSRDADLKEDYIHVRARRGQATNSHSLAERVRREKISERMKFLQDLVPGCSKVTGKAVMLDEIINYVQSLQRQVEFLSMKLAAVNPRLEFNIEGLLAKDILQSRGPMMGFSPDMNMSHPQLHPSPLGLIQAGLPGMGNPSDALRRTINSQLTAMNGGYKEPTTQLHNEWDDELHNVVQMSFGTSSPFSSQDLNGSLPPGHMKVEL